The following coding sequences are from one Streptomyces sp. NBC_01485 window:
- a CDS encoding MGH1-like glycoside hydrolase domain-containing protein has product MDRTAQLIARPAEYAVAYDPAVDPAAPPGPSGPPHVRTPHLRALHTGAVDVLEGNWTGTSTVPSRHLYPHQWSWDSAFIAIGLRHVSPHRAQTELETLLAAQWGDGRVPHIVFNPSVPLDAYFPSPDFWRSSTAGRAAGAPRTVQTSGIVQPPVHALAAWLVHRADPGLSRARGFLARVYPRLAAWHRYLLHRRDLGGGGLVSVVHPWEQGMDNAPSWDAPLARVTPAPTRSFRRADLDHGAADDRPTDLDYGRYVRLATEYRDGGYADGGEGGGREFAVEDPSFNALLIASEHALARIAQELGAPGTARHARAERLTAALVERLWDPTEGMFFCRDVRDERGGRGDRGGRDERGGRGEQGGRDERGGRGERGGPGGGLIPERGVSGLVPLLLPGLPREVVTALVRTLRGPHFGLGTTTRLVPSYDLLGEAFDPHRYWRGPAWFNTSWLLERGLRLHGKQADADALRLAVLDIAAGSDFAEYVDPYTGEACGATGFSWTAALTLDLLHGGDPPHGSDVPHGDDLLHGNDLSHSGDLSHGSDSPHSSDLPHRNEAIALKGGDQG; this is encoded by the coding sequence GTGGATCGCACCGCCCAGCTCATCGCCCGCCCGGCGGAGTACGCCGTTGCATACGATCCGGCGGTCGATCCGGCGGCTCCGCCAGGTCCGTCGGGTCCGCCGCACGTCAGGACACCGCACCTCAGGGCGCTGCACACCGGCGCGGTGGACGTGCTGGAGGGCAACTGGACGGGGACGTCGACGGTCCCCTCCCGCCATCTGTACCCGCACCAGTGGTCCTGGGACTCGGCGTTCATCGCGATCGGGCTGCGGCACGTCTCGCCGCACCGGGCGCAGACGGAGCTGGAGACGCTGCTGGCCGCCCAGTGGGGCGACGGGCGTGTCCCGCACATCGTCTTCAACCCCTCCGTACCGCTCGACGCGTACTTCCCGAGCCCCGACTTCTGGCGCTCCTCGACCGCGGGCCGCGCCGCGGGCGCCCCGCGCACCGTACAGACCTCCGGCATCGTGCAGCCACCGGTGCACGCGCTCGCGGCCTGGCTGGTGCACCGCGCCGACCCGGGGCTCTCGCGGGCGCGCGGCTTCCTGGCCCGGGTCTACCCGCGGCTGGCCGCCTGGCACCGCTATCTGCTGCACCGGCGGGACCTGGGCGGCGGCGGGCTGGTGTCGGTCGTCCACCCGTGGGAGCAGGGGATGGACAACGCGCCGTCCTGGGACGCGCCGCTCGCCCGGGTCACCCCGGCCCCGACCCGCTCCTTCCGGCGCGCCGACCTCGACCACGGGGCCGCGGACGACCGTCCGACGGACCTGGACTACGGGCGGTACGTGCGACTGGCGACGGAGTACCGGGACGGCGGCTACGCCGACGGGGGCGAGGGCGGGGGCCGGGAGTTCGCCGTCGAGGACCCCTCCTTCAACGCGCTGCTCATCGCCTCCGAACACGCCCTCGCGCGCATCGCGCAGGAACTGGGCGCACCGGGCACGGCCCGCCACGCACGCGCGGAACGCCTGACGGCGGCGCTGGTGGAGCGGCTGTGGGACCCGACGGAGGGCATGTTCTTCTGCCGCGACGTGCGAGACGAACGAGGTGGGCGGGGCGACCGAGGCGGGCGAGATGAACGAGGTGGGCGGGGCGAACAGGGCGGGCGAGATGAACGAGGTGGGCGGGGCGAACGGGGCGGGCCGGGCGGCGGGTTGATCCCCGAGCGCGGGGTCTCCGGGCTCGTCCCGCTCCTCCTGCCCGGGCTGCCGCGCGAGGTGGTGACGGCCCTCGTACGCACGCTGCGCGGCCCGCACTTCGGTCTCGGTACGACGACCCGACTCGTCCCCAGTTACGACCTGCTCGGCGAGGCCTTCGACCCGCACCGCTACTGGCGCGGCCCCGCCTGGTTCAACACGAGCTGGCTGCTGGAGCGGGGCCTCAGGCTGCACGGCAAGCAGGCCGACGCGGACGCGCTGCGCCTGGCCGTGCTGGACATCGCGGCCGGCTCGGACTTCGCGGAGTACGTCGACCCGTACACCGGCGAGGCGTGCGGCGCGACCGGCTTCAGCTGGACCGCCGCACTCACGCTCGACCTGCTGCACGGCGGCGACCCGCCGCACGGCAGCGACGTACCGCACGGCGACGACCTGCTGCACGGCAACGACCTATCGCACAGCGGTGACCTGTCACACGGCAGCGACTCGCCGCACAGCAGCGACCTGCCGCACCGCAACGAAGCGATCGCGCTCAAGGGAGGGGACCAGGGATGA
- a CDS encoding amylo-alpha-1,6-glucosidase: MTDRHHLLVYGGTFAAVGDRGDISGVGGSGAASGSPEGLFVRDARHLSRWQLTIDGAVPEALSPVAEGDTTRCVLVPRGGRNEPPSCTIFREQAVGDSSFVESLRVVSNRPVPTTVRLAVTADADFTDQFELRSDHRTYAKTGVVRRRQVMDDGVEFTYQRGEWMSRTTVTAEPAPDGVEETGTGARRLVWKLELEPHGSAELTLRVMARPHGEKRALRVPRSPAAVADQLRALEGEFVEGVAFPTGWPELAAACARGLADLAALQVQATGPDGEELRVPAAGAPWFLTLLGRDALLTSLFTLPYRPGPAAATLRALAAGQATETGRESVSQPGKIVHEVRHGELAHFGQVPFGRYYGSVDATPLFLVLLGAYVEQTGDTRLARRLEPNARAAIGWMLDHGGLTSRGYLVYRADQGGLANQNWKDSPGAICSADGTRAGGPVMAAGAQGYAYDALRRTAWVARTAWEDEKYAALLEQAAADLRDRFQRDFWMPGRSFPALALDGQGRQVDALASDAGHLLWSGLLDKEYGEIVGRRLLEPDFFSGWGVRTLASGQPAYHPLSYHRGSVWPHDNALITLGLARYGLHDEARTVAHALVDAATATGHRLPEVLAGYGRDTHTEPVPYPHACVRESRSAAAPLALLTAVGGA, translated from the coding sequence ATGACCGACCGGCATCATCTGCTCGTGTACGGCGGGACGTTCGCCGCCGTGGGCGACCGCGGGGACATCAGCGGCGTAGGGGGCTCCGGCGCGGCCTCCGGATCCCCGGAGGGGTTATTCGTCCGGGACGCCCGGCACCTCAGCCGCTGGCAGTTGACCATCGACGGCGCCGTACCGGAGGCGCTCTCGCCGGTCGCGGAGGGGGACACCACGCGGTGCGTGCTCGTGCCGCGCGGCGGTCGCAACGAGCCGCCGTCCTGCACGATTTTCCGTGAACAGGCCGTCGGGGACAGCTCGTTCGTGGAGTCGCTGCGGGTCGTCAGCAACCGTCCGGTGCCGACGACGGTCCGCCTCGCGGTCACCGCCGACGCCGACTTCACCGACCAGTTCGAGCTTCGCTCCGACCACCGTACGTACGCGAAGACCGGGGTCGTCCGCCGCCGCCAAGTCATGGACGACGGGGTGGAGTTCACGTACCAGCGCGGCGAGTGGATGTCCCGCACGACGGTGACGGCCGAGCCCGCGCCGGACGGCGTCGAGGAGACCGGCACCGGCGCGCGTCGTCTGGTGTGGAAGCTGGAGCTCGAGCCGCACGGCTCGGCCGAGTTGACCCTGCGGGTGATGGCCCGGCCGCACGGTGAGAAGCGGGCCCTGCGGGTGCCCCGCTCCCCGGCCGCGGTGGCCGATCAACTCCGGGCGCTGGAGGGCGAGTTCGTGGAGGGCGTGGCCTTCCCGACCGGCTGGCCCGAACTGGCCGCCGCCTGCGCCCGCGGTCTCGCGGACCTGGCCGCGCTCCAGGTCCAGGCGACCGGCCCGGACGGCGAGGAACTGCGCGTCCCGGCGGCGGGCGCCCCCTGGTTCCTGACCCTGCTGGGCCGCGACGCCCTCCTCACCTCCCTGTTCACCCTCCCCTACCGGCCCGGTCCGGCCGCCGCCACGCTGCGGGCGCTGGCCGCCGGCCAGGCGACCGAGACCGGCCGGGAGTCGGTGTCCCAGCCCGGCAAGATCGTGCACGAGGTGCGGCACGGCGAACTCGCCCACTTCGGGCAGGTCCCGTTCGGCCGCTACTACGGCTCGGTGGACGCGACGCCGCTGTTCCTCGTCCTGCTCGGCGCGTACGTCGAGCAGACCGGCGACACGCGGCTGGCCCGCCGCCTGGAGCCGAACGCGCGGGCGGCGATCGGCTGGATGCTGGACCACGGCGGACTCACCTCCCGCGGCTACCTGGTCTACCGCGCCGACCAGGGCGGCCTCGCCAACCAGAACTGGAAGGACTCCCCCGGCGCGATCTGCTCCGCCGACGGCACCCGGGCCGGTGGGCCGGTGATGGCGGCGGGGGCTCAGGGGTACGCGTACGACGCGCTGCGCCGCACGGCGTGGGTGGCGCGGACGGCGTGGGAGGACGAGAAGTACGCGGCGCTGCTGGAGCAGGCCGCCGCCGACCTCCGCGACCGCTTCCAGCGTGACTTCTGGATGCCGGGCCGCTCCTTCCCGGCGCTCGCGCTGGACGGCCAGGGCCGCCAGGTCGACGCGCTCGCGTCGGACGCCGGCCACCTGCTCTGGTCGGGGCTGCTGGACAAGGAGTACGGCGAGATCGTCGGCCGGCGTCTCCTGGAACCCGACTTCTTCTCCGGCTGGGGCGTCCGCACCCTGGCCTCCGGCCAACCGGCGTACCACCCGCTCTCCTACCACCGCGGTTCGGTCTGGCCGCACGACAACGCGCTGATCACGCTGGGCCTGGCCCGCTACGGCCTGCACGACGAGGCCCGCACGGTCGCCCACGCGCTGGTCGACGCGGCGACGGCGACCGGCCACCGGCTCCCCGAGGTCCTCGCCGGCTACGGCCGCGACACCCACACGGAGCCGGTCCCGTACCCCCACGCATGCGTACGGGAATCCCGCTCGGCAGCGGCCCCGTTGGCACTGCTCACGGCGGTCGGCGGAGCGTAA
- a CDS encoding CDP-alcohol phosphatidyltransferase has protein sequence MTGTPEAPEAETPEAQAPEATAPQPVAAEAETPGTTDPETSAEAPEPAVSETVAPETVAPETGGAEAAPPEPASSESAAVGPKAAAVGEGERDRPRGVKGRVAYWRGWRGRHPQAARAVRWGVTVLCLVLVLGALVLPNRLFSVHVSRFLRLPGEAIIGAAVLLVLPRRPRVALAALAGAALGALTVLNLLDMGFVEYLGRDFNLVLDWGLLDDAQSYVADSMGGTVAIAAAVGVVLLVVLVMVLMALATVRLSGLLASDTLRATRGTLVAGTAWITCSVLGLQFAGAPVASDQVAHTLASEAKRVRDTLRDEAAFGKVARSDTFGATPADQLVPDLRGKDMIFTFIESYGRSAIEDPVMAPGVDKTLDASTQALAKAGFHAKSGWLTSATYGGSSWLGHSTTLSGLWVDNQQRYRTVMASDHLSLTKAFQKTGAWDTVGVMPGVQKGWPEAKFYGLDKVYNAFQMGYQGPKFSWSTMPDQYALEAFQRLEHGRANRDKPLMGEIILTSSHQPWAPIPKMVGWDELGDGSVFDGIEKAGKKASDVIADSAKSKEEYGKSIQYSVTALTQWLERYGTDDTVLVFLGDHQPIARVSGDNASRDVPISVVAKDPKVLDKIAAWNWTDGLKPAHNAPVWKMDAFRDKFLTAYGSTPHPSNG, from the coding sequence GTGACGGGAACCCCTGAGGCCCCGGAGGCGGAGACCCCGGAGGCGCAGGCCCCGGAGGCGACGGCTCCCCAGCCGGTGGCCGCCGAGGCAGAAACGCCGGGGACGACGGACCCGGAGACCTCAGCAGAGGCCCCGGAGCCGGCAGTCTCGGAGACGGTGGCCCCGGAGACGGTGGCCCCGGAGACGGGCGGCGCTGAGGCGGCTCCCCCGGAGCCGGCGTCCTCCGAGTCAGCGGCCGTCGGGCCAAAGGCGGCCGCCGTCGGCGAAGGGGAGCGGGACCGGCCTCGTGGGGTCAAGGGGCGTGTTGCGTACTGGCGGGGGTGGCGGGGGCGGCATCCGCAGGCCGCTCGGGCGGTGCGGTGGGGGGTGACTGTTCTGTGTCTGGTGCTTGTGCTCGGGGCGCTGGTGTTGCCGAACCGTCTCTTCTCGGTCCACGTGAGCCGGTTCCTGCGGCTGCCGGGTGAGGCGATCATCGGCGCGGCCGTGCTGCTGGTCCTGCCGCGCCGGCCGCGGGTGGCGCTGGCGGCGCTGGCCGGCGCCGCGCTCGGGGCGCTGACCGTGCTGAACCTGCTCGACATGGGGTTCGTGGAGTACCTGGGCCGCGACTTCAACCTCGTCCTGGACTGGGGTCTGCTGGACGACGCCCAGTCGTACGTGGCGGACTCGATGGGCGGGACGGTCGCGATCGCCGCGGCGGTCGGCGTCGTCCTGCTCGTCGTCCTGGTCATGGTGCTCATGGCGCTGGCGACGGTCCGGCTCAGCGGGCTGCTGGCGAGTGACACCCTGCGGGCGACCCGGGGCACACTGGTCGCGGGCACCGCCTGGATCACCTGCTCGGTGCTCGGTCTGCAGTTCGCCGGGGCGCCGGTCGCCTCCGACCAGGTCGCGCACACGCTCGCCTCCGAGGCCAAGCGGGTCCGCGACACCCTCCGGGACGAGGCCGCGTTCGGGAAGGTGGCGCGCAGTGACACGTTCGGGGCCACGCCGGCCGATCAGCTCGTGCCGGATCTGCGGGGCAAGGACATGATCTTCACGTTCATCGAGAGCTACGGCCGCAGTGCCATCGAGGACCCGGTCATGGCGCCGGGCGTCGACAAGACCCTCGACGCGAGCACGCAGGCCCTGGCGAAGGCCGGCTTCCACGCGAAGAGCGGCTGGCTGACCTCGGCGACGTACGGCGGCAGCAGTTGGCTCGGCCACTCCACCACCCTGTCCGGGCTGTGGGTCGACAACCAGCAGCGCTACCGCACGGTGATGGCGAGCGACCACCTGTCCCTGACCAAAGCGTTCCAGAAGACGGGCGCCTGGGACACGGTGGGTGTCATGCCGGGCGTGCAGAAGGGCTGGCCGGAGGCGAAGTTCTACGGCCTGGACAAGGTCTACAACGCGTTCCAGATGGGTTACCAGGGACCGAAGTTCAGCTGGTCCACGATGCCGGACCAGTACGCCCTGGAGGCGTTCCAGCGGCTGGAGCACGGCCGCGCGAACCGTGACAAGCCGCTCATGGGGGAGATCATCCTGACCTCCAGCCACCAGCCCTGGGCGCCGATCCCGAAGATGGTCGGCTGGGACGAGCTCGGCGACGGTTCGGTCTTCGACGGCATCGAGAAGGCCGGCAAGAAGGCGTCCGACGTCATCGCCGACAGCGCCAAGTCCAAGGAGGAGTACGGCAAGTCGATCCAGTACTCGGTGACCGCCCTCACCCAGTGGCTGGAGCGCTACGGCACCGACGACACCGTCCTGGTCTTCCTCGGCGACCACCAGCCGATAGCGCGGGTCAGCGGCGACAACGCCAGCCGTGACGTGCCGATCTCGGTCGTCGCCAAGGACCCGAAGGTCCTCGACAAGATCGCCGCCTGGAACTGGACGGACGGCCTGAAGCCGGCCCACAACGCCCCGGTGTGGAAGATGGACGCGTTCCGCGACAAGTTCCTGACGGCATACGGCTCGACCCCGCACCCGAGCAACGGCTGA
- the ppdK gene encoding pyruvate, phosphate dikinase, with protein MSENKDPQDSHVVKFVYDFTEGNKDLKDLLGGKGANLAEMTNLGLPVPPGFTITTEACKVYLDSGEEPAALRDEVSAHLDALEQRMGKKLGQSDDPLLVSVRSGAKFSMPGMMDTVLNIGLSDKSVQGLARQSGDDRFAWDSYRRLIQMFGKTVLGVGGELFEDALESAKTAKKVHVDTELEAADLKKLVTRFKKIVKTEAGRDFPQDPREQMDLAVKAVFESWNTDRAKLYRRQERIPGDLGTAVNVCSMVFGNLGPDSGTGVAFTRDPASGHQGVYGDYLQNAQGEDVVAGIRNTVPLAELEQIDKKSYDQLLGIMETLENHYKDLCDIEFTIERGQLWMLQTRVGKRTAGAAFRIATQLVDQGLIDETEALQRVTGAQLAQLMFPRFDEQAKVEKVGRGIAASPGAAVGKAVFDSYTAVKWSRSGEKVILVRRETNPDDLDGMIAAEGILTSRGGKTSHAAVVARGMGKTCVCGAEELEVDTKRRRMTVPGGHVVEEGDVISIDGSSGKVYLGEVPVVPSPVVEYFEGRMHAGADDADELVEAVHRIMAFADRKRRLRVRANADNAEDALRARRFGAQGIGLCRTEHMFLGDRRELVERLILADTETEREESLKQLLPLQKKDFIELFEAMDGLPVTVRLLDPPLHEFLPDITELSVRVALAESRQESHENDLRLLQAVHRLHEQNPMLGLRGVRLGLVIPGLFTMQVRAIAEAAAERKNAKGDPRAEIMIPLVGTVQELEIVREEADQVVAEVEAATGVELKLAIGTMIELPRAALTAGQIAEAAEFFSFGTNDLTQTVWGFSRDDVEASFFTAYLEKGIFGVSPFETIDRDGVGSLVKSAAEAGRRTRPDLKLGVCGEHGGDPESVHFFHEVGLDYVSCSPFRIPVARLEAGRAATQSAGSDHR; from the coding sequence GTGTCGGAAAACAAAGATCCCCAGGATTCCCACGTGGTGAAGTTCGTTTACGACTTCACCGAGGGCAACAAGGACCTCAAGGACCTCCTCGGCGGCAAGGGTGCGAACCTCGCCGAGATGACCAACCTGGGCCTTCCCGTCCCTCCCGGTTTCACGATCACCACCGAGGCCTGCAAGGTCTACCTCGACAGCGGCGAGGAGCCGGCGGCACTGCGTGACGAGGTGAGTGCGCACCTCGACGCCCTCGAACAGCGGATGGGCAAGAAGCTCGGCCAGTCGGACGACCCGCTCCTGGTCTCCGTCCGCTCGGGCGCGAAGTTCTCGATGCCGGGCATGATGGACACGGTCCTGAACATCGGGCTGTCGGACAAGTCGGTCCAGGGCCTGGCCAGGCAGTCCGGCGACGACCGCTTCGCGTGGGACTCCTACCGCCGGCTGATCCAGATGTTCGGCAAGACGGTCCTGGGCGTCGGCGGCGAACTCTTCGAGGACGCCCTCGAATCGGCGAAGACGGCGAAGAAGGTCCACGTCGACACCGAGCTGGAGGCGGCGGACCTGAAGAAGCTGGTCACCCGCTTCAAGAAGATCGTCAAGACCGAGGCCGGCCGCGACTTCCCGCAGGACCCGCGCGAGCAGATGGACCTCGCCGTCAAGGCCGTCTTCGAGTCCTGGAACACCGACCGCGCCAAGCTCTACCGCCGCCAGGAGCGCATCCCGGGCGACCTGGGCACGGCCGTCAACGTCTGCTCGATGGTCTTCGGCAACCTGGGCCCGGACTCCGGTACGGGCGTGGCCTTCACCCGTGACCCCGCCTCCGGCCACCAGGGCGTCTACGGCGACTACCTCCAGAACGCCCAGGGCGAGGACGTCGTCGCCGGCATCCGCAACACCGTCCCGCTCGCCGAACTGGAACAGATCGACAAGAAGTCGTACGACCAGTTGCTCGGCATCATGGAGACGCTGGAGAACCACTACAAGGACCTCTGCGACATCGAGTTCACCATCGAGCGCGGCCAGTTGTGGATGCTCCAGACGCGCGTGGGCAAGCGCACGGCGGGCGCGGCCTTCCGGATCGCCACCCAACTCGTCGACCAGGGCCTGATCGACGAGACGGAGGCGCTGCAGCGCGTCACCGGCGCCCAGCTCGCCCAGCTGATGTTCCCTCGCTTCGACGAGCAGGCGAAGGTGGAGAAGGTCGGCCGGGGCATCGCGGCCTCGCCGGGCGCGGCGGTGGGCAAGGCGGTGTTCGACTCGTACACGGCCGTGAAGTGGTCGCGCTCGGGCGAGAAGGTCATCCTGGTCCGCCGCGAGACCAACCCCGACGACCTCGACGGCATGATCGCGGCCGAGGGCATCCTCACCTCGCGCGGCGGCAAGACCTCCCACGCGGCCGTGGTCGCGCGCGGCATGGGCAAGACCTGCGTCTGCGGCGCGGAGGAGCTGGAGGTCGACACCAAGCGCCGCCGGATGACGGTCCCGGGCGGCCACGTGGTGGAGGAGGGCGACGTCATCTCCATCGACGGCTCGTCCGGAAAGGTCTACCTGGGCGAGGTCCCGGTCGTGCCGTCCCCCGTGGTGGAGTACTTCGAAGGCCGGATGCACGCGGGTGCGGACGACGCCGACGAACTGGTGGAGGCCGTCCACCGCATCATGGCCTTCGCGGACCGCAAGCGGCGGCTGCGGGTGCGCGCGAACGCCGACAACGCCGAGGACGCGCTGCGCGCCCGGCGCTTCGGCGCCCAGGGCATCGGCCTGTGCCGTACCGAGCACATGTTCCTCGGCGACCGGCGCGAGCTGGTGGAGCGCCTGATCCTGGCGGACACGGAGACGGAGCGCGAGGAGTCGCTGAAGCAGCTCCTGCCGCTCCAGAAGAAGGACTTCATCGAACTCTTCGAGGCGATGGACGGCCTCCCGGTGACGGTCCGCCTCCTGGACCCGCCGCTGCACGAGTTCCTGCCCGACATCACCGAGCTGTCGGTGCGGGTGGCGCTCGCGGAGTCCCGCCAGGAGTCCCACGAGAACGACCTGCGCCTGCTTCAGGCGGTCCACCGCCTGCACGAGCAGAACCCGATGCTGGGCCTGCGCGGCGTACGGCTCGGCCTCGTCATCCCGGGCCTGTTCACGATGCAGGTCCGCGCCATCGCCGAGGCGGCGGCGGAACGCAAGAACGCCAAGGGCGACCCGCGCGCCGAGATCATGATCCCGCTGGTCGGCACCGTGCAGGAGCTGGAGATCGTCCGCGAGGAGGCCGACCAGGTCGTCGCGGAGGTCGAGGCGGCGACGGGCGTCGAACTGAAACTGGCGATCGGCACGATGATCGAACTCCCGCGCGCGGCCCTCACCGCGGGCCAGATCGCGGAGGCCGCGGAGTTCTTCTCCTTCGGCACGAACGACCTGACCCAGACGGTGTGGGGCTTCAGCCGCGACGACGTCGAGGCCAGCTTCTTCACGGCCTACCTGGAGAAGGGCATCTTCGGCGTCTCCCCGTTCGAGACCATCGACCGCGACGGCGTCGGCTCCCTGGTCAAGTCCGCGGCCGAGGCGGGCCGCCGAACCCGCCCCGACCTCAAACTCGGCGTCTGCGGCGAACACGGCGGCGACCCGGAGTCGGTCCACTTCTTCCACGAGGTCGGCCTCGACTACGTCTCCTGCTCCCCGTTCCGCATCCCGGTGGCCCGACTGGAGGCGGGGCGGGCGGCCACGCAGTCGGCGGGCAGCGACCATCGCTGA
- a CDS encoding ABC transporter ATP-binding protein has protein sequence MSATGVDLFYGETPAVRNADISLRRGEVAAITGQSGSGKSSLLYCLAGVLPVARGEVRFEGRVLGELDDEELSALRRERFGFVFQYGELLPELTVEENTALPLRLAGQRKAEALTAAGEVLGRLGLADLRQRRPSQVSGGQSQRVAVARALVHRPAVVFADEPTGSLDSANATAVLEEFLTLARSQGTAVVLVTHDAQVASRADSQFAMRDGVLSAVARETT, from the coding sequence TTGTCCGCCACGGGTGTCGACCTCTTCTACGGCGAGACGCCCGCCGTCAGGAACGCCGACATCAGCCTGCGCCGGGGTGAAGTCGCGGCGATCACCGGGCAGAGCGGTTCCGGCAAGTCCTCGTTGCTGTATTGCCTTGCCGGGGTCCTGCCCGTGGCGCGCGGTGAAGTCCGATTCGAGGGACGCGTCCTCGGCGAACTCGACGATGAGGAACTCAGCGCACTGCGCCGTGAGCGCTTCGGCTTCGTTTTCCAGTACGGCGAACTGCTCCCGGAGTTGACCGTGGAGGAGAACACCGCCCTGCCGTTGCGTCTGGCCGGGCAGCGCAAGGCCGAGGCGCTGACCGCCGCAGGGGAGGTTCTCGGCCGCCTGGGTCTCGCCGACCTGCGACAGCGTCGGCCCTCGCAGGTGTCCGGAGGGCAGAGTCAACGCGTCGCGGTCGCACGGGCGTTGGTGCATCGGCCGGCCGTGGTGTTCGCTGATGAGCCGACGGGATCGCTGGACAGCGCCAACGCCACCGCTGTGCTGGAGGAGTTCCTGACCCTTGCGCGTTCCCAGGGGACGGCCGTGGTGCTCGTCACGCACGATGCTCAGGTGGCCTCCCGCGCCGACAGCCAGTTCGCGATGCGCGACGGCGTCCTCTCGGCCGTGGCGCGGGAGACGACGTGA
- a CDS encoding ROK family protein — protein sequence MTGRGQARAGDLLELVRSGRATTRGALQQATGLSRATVGQRLDRLFRAGWLREGAGGPVDSPLGGRPSITLEFDDAHAVVLAADLDTRHARAAVLTLTGEILAEHGGTLVIEDGPDAVLGELGGWFAELLEKAGHRPDEVCGIGLAVPGPVDSETGRVVQPPIMPGWDGYDIRSRLARAFTEHTGEGARARPVPVLVDNDANLMAYGEQRTGHPDCSAFVLVKVSTGIGAGVVVDGSIFRGVDGGAGDIGHIRVGAEALCRCGSYGCLAAVASGGAVARRLAESGVPASSGSDVRDLLAAGHPEAAALAREAGRRVGDVLATVVTLLNPGVLMIAGDLAGTAFLTGVRELLYQRALPRSTAHLDVVTSRLGERAALVGAGALVVEHLYAPERVEERLLALGV from the coding sequence ATGACCGGACGCGGCCAGGCTCGTGCCGGCGATCTGCTCGAACTGGTGCGCAGCGGGCGGGCGACCACGCGCGGCGCCCTCCAGCAGGCCACCGGACTGTCCCGCGCCACCGTCGGCCAGCGCCTCGACCGCCTCTTCCGCGCGGGCTGGCTGCGCGAGGGCGCCGGCGGCCCGGTCGACTCCCCGCTCGGCGGACGCCCCTCGATCACCCTGGAGTTCGACGACGCCCACGCGGTCGTCCTGGCGGCCGACCTGGACACCCGGCACGCCCGCGCCGCCGTCCTGACGCTGACCGGCGAGATCCTGGCCGAGCACGGCGGCACGCTCGTCATCGAGGACGGCCCGGACGCCGTACTCGGCGAACTCGGCGGCTGGTTCGCCGAGTTGCTGGAGAAGGCGGGCCACCGGCCGGACGAGGTCTGCGGCATCGGGCTCGCCGTCCCCGGCCCCGTCGACAGCGAGACGGGCCGGGTCGTGCAGCCGCCGATCATGCCGGGCTGGGACGGCTACGACATACGAAGCCGCCTGGCCAGGGCCTTCACCGAGCACACGGGCGAGGGTGCGAGGGCCCGGCCCGTGCCCGTCCTCGTCGACAACGACGCGAACCTCATGGCGTACGGCGAACAGCGCACCGGGCACCCCGACTGCTCGGCGTTCGTGCTGGTCAAGGTGTCCACGGGCATCGGCGCCGGGGTCGTGGTCGACGGCTCGATCTTCCGGGGCGTCGACGGCGGCGCCGGCGACATCGGGCACATCCGGGTGGGCGCGGAGGCGCTGTGCCGCTGCGGCTCCTACGGCTGTCTCGCGGCCGTCGCCAGTGGTGGCGCCGTGGCGCGACGGCTCGCGGAGTCGGGCGTTCCGGCGTCCTCGGGCTCGGACGTGCGTGATCTGCTCGCCGCCGGGCACCCCGAGGCGGCGGCGCTGGCCCGGGAGGCGGGGCGCCGGGTCGGGGACGTACTGGCGACGGTCGTGACGCTGCTGAACCCCGGGGTCCTGATGATCGCCGGGGATCTGGCCGGAACCGCCTTCCTCACGGGCGTGCGCGAGCTGCTCTACCAGCGGGCGCTGCCCCGCTCCACAGCCCATCTGGACGTCGTGACCTCGCGGCTGGGGGAGCGGGCGGCACTGGTGGGGGCGGGTGCGCTGGTCGTGGAGCACCTGTACGCGCCGGAGCGGGTCGAGGAGCGGTTGCTGGCGCTGGGGGTGTGA